In the genome of Triticum urartu cultivar G1812 chromosome 5, Tu2.1, whole genome shotgun sequence, one region contains:
- the LOC125509233 gene encoding protein ELF4-LIKE 3-like: protein MENSSGREVLPNGGGAGGMGNGAANGRAVQALQRSFAEVQVILEKNRILIQEITQNQESLEAGGLSRNVALIRELNGNIARVVDLYNALSCSFSSSLTNGSAPAASDASKGGYKRPRPAQ from the coding sequence ATGGAGAACAGCAGCGGCCGGGAGGTGCTTCCGAACGGAGGAGGAGCCGGGGGGATGGGCAACGGCGCGGCTAACGGGCGGGCGGTGCAGGCGCTGCAGCGGAGCTTCGCCGAGGTGCAGGTGATCCTGGAGAAGAACCGGATTCTGATCCAGGAGATCACCCAGAACCAGGAGTCGCTCGAGGCCGGTGGCCTCAGCCGCAACGTCGCCCTCATCCGCGAGctcaacggcaacatcgcccgcgtCGTCGACCTCTACAACGCCCTCTCCTGCTCCTTCTCCAGCTCCCTCACCAACGGCTCCGCCCCCGCTGCCTCCGACGCCTCCAAGGGGGGCTACAAGAGGCCGCGCCCTGCCCAGTAG